One window of the uncultured Treponema sp. genome contains the following:
- a CDS encoding response regulator, translating to MQNISIFSDDKEHEFSQIKKSVSGYILDSGDTRTNQYKKAIAADAMILYEFNLSKDLIVGNPVQRMSDRIVQLKPAMGLPENCSYTDFIDALCWDLSDEEKKRFLEKMNVYCLLDSFIMEKYEIQFDSSRSGYNGESFWTRTTIILTKDENSGDIMGLAVVKNITSGYRQKEEKLYQLEIINALTIEYSNVFMINVMSGIIRIVRINDRVSSFYNESLEGLPYDDVLDFYASVSVYEDDRDMIRRAFSRENVLKQLSKRESYYVNFRSYINNKISYMKLTVVRIGNIRETGNVLMGFMNVDTETEHEMKQRKALQEALSMAELASHAKSRFLSNMSHDIRTPMNAIIGYTSLAEKHIGNPELIKSDLARIKTSSSYLLCLINDVLDMSRIESGKIKIKLTANTIEDILAEVDSVIQPQLQSKKLNYSILRHGNLSRKVFCDKLRLKQILINILGNSVKYTGENGSIKFTAAETPSVSDGYSSYQFRIKDNGIGMSEEFQKKVFNPFERDENIENFHVQGTGLGLSISKNLVEKMDGSIFLKSKKDVGTEFLICFDFENAPETESGKKEISSSAEKNVDLKGTRILLVEDNSLNRDIARELLKGAGFVIDEAENGKIALEMLSASPDGFYKVVLMDVMMPVMNGYEASMKIREMKSKAKSSIPIVAMTANAFEEDKEQALKSGMDYFVSKPFDIKSLLSLLSEILAK from the coding sequence ATGCAAAATATTTCTATTTTTTCAGACGACAAGGAACATGAATTTTCCCAGATAAAAAAAAGTGTTAGCGGCTACATTTTGGATAGCGGCGATACAAGAACAAATCAGTACAAAAAGGCAATTGCTGCCGACGCAATGATTCTTTATGAATTCAATCTTTCAAAAGATTTGATTGTAGGAAATCCTGTGCAAAGAATGAGCGACCGGATTGTTCAGCTTAAGCCTGCGATGGGACTTCCTGAAAACTGCTCTTACACTGATTTTATTGATGCGCTTTGCTGGGACTTGTCGGACGAAGAAAAAAAACGTTTCCTTGAAAAGATGAATGTCTATTGCCTCTTGGATTCGTTTATAATGGAAAAATATGAAATTCAGTTTGATTCAAGCAGATCTGGCTACAACGGCGAATCTTTCTGGACGCGTACAACAATAATTCTTACAAAAGATGAAAACTCAGGCGACATAATGGGACTTGCCGTTGTAAAAAATATTACGAGCGGCTACCGTCAAAAAGAAGAAAAACTTTATCAGCTGGAAATCATTAACGCGCTTACAATTGAATACAGCAATGTTTTTATGATAAACGTGATGTCTGGAATAATCCGCATTGTAAGAATCAACGACAGAGTAAGTTCTTTTTACAACGAATCTTTGGAAGGTCTTCCTTATGATGACGTTCTTGATTTTTACGCCAGCGTTTCAGTTTATGAAGATGACCGCGACATGATTAGGCGGGCTTTTTCGCGTGAAAATGTTTTAAAGCAGCTTTCCAAACGTGAAAGTTATTACGTAAATTTCCGCTCGTATATAAACAACAAAATTTCCTACATGAAGCTTACTGTTGTTAGAATTGGAAACATCCGCGAGACTGGAAATGTTCTTATGGGCTTTATGAATGTTGACACGGAAACTGAACATGAAATGAAGCAGCGGAAAGCGTTGCAGGAAGCGTTGTCCATGGCGGAACTTGCAAGCCACGCAAAGTCGCGTTTTCTTTCCAACATGAGCCACGACATCAGAACTCCGATGAACGCAATTATCGGCTACACTTCGCTTGCGGAAAAACACATCGGAAATCCAGAGCTTATAAAATCAGACCTTGCGCGCATAAAGACAAGCTCAAGCTATTTGCTTTGCCTTATAAATGATGTGCTTGATATGTCCCGAATTGAAAGCGGAAAAATAAAAATAAAACTCACAGCGAATACAATTGAAGATATTCTTGCGGAAGTTGACAGCGTTATTCAACCGCAGCTTCAGTCTAAAAAACTTAATTATTCAATTTTGCGCCATGGAAACTTAAGCCGTAAAGTTTTTTGCGACAAGCTCAGACTCAAGCAGATTCTTATAAACATTCTCGGAAACTCTGTAAAATACACTGGAGAAAACGGCTCAATAAAATTCACCGCCGCGGAAACTCCTTCTGTTTCAGACGGATATTCTTCGTATCAGTTTAGAATCAAGGACAACGGAATTGGAATGTCGGAAGAATTTCAAAAGAAAGTTTTTAATCCGTTTGAGCGCGATGAAAATATTGAAAACTTTCATGTTCAGGGAACCGGGCTTGGACTTTCAATTTCAAAAAATCTTGTTGAAAAAATGGACGGCTCGATTTTCCTAAAAAGCAAAAAAGATGTCGGAACTGAATTTCTTATATGCTTTGACTTTGAAAATGCCCCGGAAACAGAATCCGGCAAAAAAGAAATTTCATCTTCCGCTGAAAAAAATGTGGACTTGAAAGGAACTAGAATTCTTTTGGTGGAAGACAACAGCCTTAACCGCGATATTGCAAGGGAACTTTTAAAGGGCGCGGGCTTTGTAATTGACGAGGCTGAAAACGGAAAAATTGCGCTGGAAATGCTTTCCGCCAGCCCGGACGGATTTTACAAAGTTGTCCTTATGGATGTGATGATGCCTGTTATGAACGGATACGAGGCTTCTATGAAAATCCGCGAAATGAAAAGCAAGGCAAAGTCTTCTATTCCGATTGTGGCAATGACGGCGAATGCTTTTGAAGAAGACAAGGAGCAGGCTTTGAAATCTGGAATGGATTATTTTGTTTCCAAGCCATTTGACATAAAGTCGCTTCTTTCTCTTTTGTCTGAAATCCTTGCAAAATAA
- the leuB gene encoding 3-isopropylmalate dehydrogenase, which translates to MEKNIALIPGDGIGPDVVAEAVNVLNAVASKFGHKFNYETVTAGGCAIDKFGKPLPQEELDKCLKSDAVLLGAVGGPKWDNLPSELRPEKALLGLRGGMKVFANLRPAVMWKQLKDACPLKDEIVGDGLNILIVRELISGIYFGDRGTAADGKSAWDTEKYTWSEIERIVRMGFEFAQKRQKRLCVVDKANILNSSQLWRKVTESVKGDYPDVALSYLYIDNASMQLVRNPRQFDVIATSNMFGDILSDEASQITGSIGMLASASLGDGGPGLYEPIHGSAPDIAGKNLANPLATILSAAMLLRYSFGLEKEAKVIEDAVNSVLDEGYRTGDIAGSHFEELKSSGKLVGTKEMGQLVVERI; encoded by the coding sequence ATGGAAAAAAATATTGCTTTGATTCCCGGAGACGGAATTGGTCCTGATGTTGTTGCAGAAGCTGTAAATGTCTTGAACGCAGTCGCTTCAAAATTTGGACATAAATTTAATTATGAAACTGTTACAGCAGGCGGATGCGCAATCGACAAGTTCGGAAAGCCGTTGCCGCAGGAAGAGCTTGACAAGTGCCTTAAAAGTGATGCAGTTCTTCTTGGAGCTGTAGGCGGTCCAAAGTGGGACAATCTTCCGTCTGAGCTTCGTCCTGAAAAAGCGTTGCTTGGTCTTCGCGGCGGAATGAAAGTTTTTGCAAATCTTCGTCCGGCTGTAATGTGGAAGCAGCTTAAAGATGCCTGTCCTTTAAAAGATGAAATTGTCGGCGACGGACTTAACATTCTTATTGTCCGCGAGCTGATTTCTGGAATTTACTTTGGAGACAGAGGAACTGCCGCTGACGGAAAATCCGCCTGGGACACAGAAAAGTATACTTGGAGCGAAATTGAGCGCATCGTCCGCATGGGATTTGAATTCGCACAGAAACGCCAGAAGCGTCTTTGCGTAGTTGACAAGGCAAACATTTTGAATTCAAGCCAGCTCTGGAGAAAAGTTACAGAATCTGTAAAAGGCGACTATCCTGATGTTGCTCTTTCTTACCTTTATATTGACAATGCTTCTATGCAGCTTGTCCGCAATCCGCGCCAGTTCGATGTAATTGCAACAAGCAATATGTTCGGCGACATTCTTTCCGACGAAGCAAGCCAGATTACAGGCTCAATCGGAATGCTTGCTTCAGCTTCTTTGGGCGACGGAGGTCCTGGACTTTACGAGCCGATTCACGGTTCAGCTCCTGACATTGCCGGAAAAAATCTTGCAAATCCTCTTGCAACAATTCTTTCTGCTGCTATGCTTTTGCGTTACAGCTTTGGACTTGAAAAAGAAGCCAAGGTTATTGAAGATGCCGTTAACTCCGTTCTTGATGAAGGCTACAGAACAGGCGACATTGCCGGAAGCCATTTTGAAGAGCTTAAGTCTTCTGGAAAACTTGTCGGCACAAAAGAAATGGGGCAGCTTGTTGTAGAGCGCATTTAG
- the cimA gene encoding citramalate synthase codes for MEERKIEILDSTLRDGSQGEGISYSVQDKIHIVQALDDLGIKYIEAGNPGSNPKDMEFFKRAKSLKLKNSQIVAFGSTRRKDSSCAEDANLQSLLSAETETVVIFGKTWDFQATEILHASLEENLEMIRDTCAYLKQRGRNVIFDAEHFFTGFKANKDYALKALGAAIEGGASVLSLCETKGGAMIEECREGVRAAVEKFGAGAVIGIHTHNDSGLAVANSLVAVEAGATHVQGVLLGFGERTGNANLSTIISNLQLKMNCKCIPEENIKQLTPICKRVAEITNITLDPGLPYVGQNAFAHKAGMHIDAVLKNPFAYEHIEPESVGNSRVFLMSEVAGRSMVIEKIRKFDSSITKSSPVVSEIMAKVKELEHQGYQFEGADGSFELLVRKSIGKYQPFFKLRYYKTSDESPLIEEGLYSFAQLKIEVDGHEEIAAGEGNGPVNALDFALRTALKSFYPSVQDIHLTDYKVRVLDGKSATAASVRVLIESTDGTDSWTTIGVSCDVIEASWLALVDSFEYKLIKDIEKKYHKFI; via the coding sequence ATGGAAGAAAGAAAGATTGAAATACTTGATTCTACTTTGCGCGACGGTTCGCAGGGAGAAGGAATAAGCTATTCTGTTCAGGATAAAATTCACATTGTGCAGGCTTTAGATGACTTGGGCATAAAATACATTGAAGCTGGAAACCCCGGCTCGAATCCAAAGGACATGGAATTCTTTAAGCGTGCAAAAAGCCTTAAACTGAAAAATTCGCAGATTGTCGCATTTGGCTCAACAAGAAGAAAAGATTCTTCATGCGCAGAAGATGCCAACTTGCAAAGCCTTCTTTCTGCGGAAACAGAAACCGTTGTTATCTTCGGAAAGACTTGGGATTTTCAGGCTACGGAAATTCTTCACGCTTCCCTTGAAGAAAATCTTGAAATGATAAGGGACACTTGCGCATATTTAAAGCAGCGCGGACGCAATGTTATTTTTGACGCCGAGCATTTTTTTACAGGATTCAAGGCGAACAAGGATTACGCTTTAAAGGCTTTGGGTGCGGCGATTGAAGGCGGAGCAAGCGTTCTTTCACTTTGCGAGACAAAAGGCGGCGCAATGATTGAAGAGTGCCGCGAAGGTGTTCGTGCCGCTGTTGAAAAATTCGGAGCGGGCGCAGTGATTGGAATTCACACTCACAATGATTCAGGGCTTGCCGTTGCGAATTCTCTTGTTGCAGTTGAAGCCGGCGCAACTCATGTTCAGGGTGTTCTTCTTGGATTCGGCGAGCGTACTGGAAACGCAAATCTTTCTACGATTATTTCAAACCTTCAGCTTAAAATGAACTGCAAGTGCATTCCAGAGGAAAACATAAAACAGCTTACTCCAATCTGCAAGCGCGTTGCGGAAATTACAAACATAACGCTTGACCCAGGGCTTCCGTATGTGGGGCAGAATGCTTTTGCGCACAAGGCCGGAATGCACATCGATGCGGTTTTAAAAAATCCGTTTGCGTATGAGCACATTGAACCTGAGTCAGTTGGAAATTCCCGCGTGTTCCTTATGAGCGAAGTTGCCGGAAGAAGCATGGTTATTGAAAAAATCAGAAAGTTTGATTCGTCGATTACAAAGTCAAGCCCGGTTGTTTCAGAAATCATGGCGAAGGTAAAAGAGCTTGAGCATCAGGGCTACCAGTTTGAAGGCGCAGACGGAAGCTTTGAGCTTTTGGTCCGCAAGTCGATTGGAAAATATCAGCCGTTCTTTAAATTGCGCTACTATAAAACTTCCGACGAGTCTCCGCTTATTGAAGAAGGACTTTATTCTTTTGCCCAGCTTAAAATTGAAGTTGACGGCCATGAAGAAATTGCAGCCGGCGAAGGAAACGGTCCTGTTAATGCTCTTGACTTTGCGTTGCGTACTGCGCTCAAGTCGTTTTATCCGAGCGTGCAGGATATTCATCTTACAGATTATAAAGTCCGCGTTCTCGACGGAAAATCAGCTACAGCCGCAAGTGTCCGTGTTCTGATTGAATCTACGGACGGAACTGACAGCTGGACGACAATCGGTGTGAGCTGCGACGTTATTGAAGCTTCCTGGCTTGCCTTGGTTGACTCTTTTGAATACAAACTGATTAAGGACATTGAAAAAAAATACCACAAATTCATTTAA
- the thrH gene encoding bifunctional phosphoserine phosphatase/homoserine phosphotransferase ThrH, protein MYITCLDLEGVLVPEIWIAFAKASGIPELTRTTRDEPDYNKLMNWRIGILKEHKLGLKEIQEVIEKIDPLPGAKEFLDELRSICQTIIISDTFTQFASPLMKKLGQPTIFCNSLEVSDSGEITGFKMRIENSKLTTVKALQSIGYDTIASGDSYNDLGMIKASKAGFLFKSTDKIKSENPELPAFEEYSELLDAIKAQLKK, encoded by the coding sequence ATGTACATTACATGCTTAGACCTAGAGGGCGTTCTTGTTCCTGAAATTTGGATTGCATTTGCAAAGGCTTCTGGAATTCCAGAACTTACACGCACAACACGCGACGAGCCTGACTACAACAAACTCATGAACTGGAGAATTGGAATTCTAAAGGAGCACAAGCTTGGGCTTAAGGAAATTCAGGAAGTAATTGAAAAAATAGATCCGCTTCCGGGCGCAAAAGAATTTCTTGACGAGCTTAGATCAATTTGCCAGACAATAATAATCAGCGACACATTCACGCAGTTCGCTTCTCCGCTGATGAAAAAACTCGGACAGCCTACAATTTTCTGCAACTCGCTTGAAGTTTCTGATTCCGGGGAAATCACAGGATTTAAAATGCGCATCGAAAATTCCAAGCTGACAACAGTAAAAGCTCTTCAGTCAATCGGATACGACACAATCGCTTCCGGGGACAGCTACAACGACCTTGGAATGATTAAGGCAAGCAAGGCGGGATTTTTATTTAAAAGCACAGACAAAATAAAGTCGGAAAATCCAGAGCTTCCGGCATTTGAAGAATACAGCGAGCTTCTTGACGCAATAAAAGCCCAGCTGAAGAAATAA
- a CDS encoding formate--tetrahydrofolate ligase, whose amino-acid sequence MTDIEIAQKNVMEPVEKIAEKIGIDRESLELYGNYKAKISFEKLNALQKKALDSSSRGKLILVTAMTPTAAGEGKSTVTIALGDGLRKIGKKSVIALREPSLGPCFGIKGGACGGGYAQVVPMEDINLHFTGDIHAITAANNLMAALIDNHIQQGNPLNIDPRTISWKRCVDLNDRSLRNVIVGLGGKIDGVPRESHFQISVASEIMAIVCLSKTISELKERISKITIGADYNKNPVTFGSLGCTGAVAALLKDAIRPNLVQTLEKNPAFIHGGPFANIAHGCNSINATLCALALGDYVVTEAGFAADLGAEKFFDIKCRMNGLAPNAAVIVATVRALKMHGGVAKAELAAENIPAVEIGFANLKTHIENMKKFGVPVAVAINKFITDTDSEIALVQKLCAENGCSAVVCEGWEKGGDGAADLAHKVVELCDSPCEFKNIYPLDISLKEKIEILAKEIYRASSVEFEGKALKKLKQFEEQGFGSLPICMAKTQNSISHDKSLQGAPKDYVFPIRDVQLYSGAGFVVAFAGDIVDMPGLPKTPAALNIDVDDNGIISGLF is encoded by the coding sequence ATGACTGACATTGAAATTGCCCAGAAAAATGTAATGGAGCCAGTTGAAAAAATCGCGGAAAAAATTGGAATTGACCGGGAATCTTTGGAGCTTTACGGAAACTACAAAGCAAAAATTTCCTTTGAAAAACTCAATGCCTTGCAGAAAAAAGCGCTTGACTCTTCTTCCCGTGGAAAACTTATTTTGGTTACTGCGATGACTCCGACTGCTGCCGGCGAAGGAAAATCAACTGTAACAATTGCGCTTGGAGATGGTCTTAGAAAAATCGGAAAAAAATCTGTAATTGCTTTGCGCGAGCCTTCGCTTGGTCCTTGCTTTGGAATAAAAGGCGGAGCTTGCGGCGGCGGATATGCGCAGGTTGTTCCAATGGAAGACATCAATCTTCATTTTACCGGCGACATTCATGCAATCACTGCCGCAAACAATCTTATGGCGGCTCTTATTGACAATCATATTCAGCAGGGAAATCCTTTGAACATTGATCCTCGCACAATTTCTTGGAAAAGATGTGTGGACTTGAATGACCGTTCACTAAGAAATGTGATTGTCGGACTTGGCGGAAAAATCGATGGCGTTCCGCGTGAAAGCCATTTTCAGATTTCAGTTGCAAGCGAAATAATGGCGATTGTCTGCCTGTCAAAAACAATTTCAGAATTGAAAGAACGCATTTCAAAAATCACAATCGGCGCAGACTACAACAAGAATCCTGTTACATTCGGAAGCCTCGGCTGCACTGGAGCTGTCGCCGCGCTTTTAAAAGATGCAATCCGCCCGAACTTGGTTCAGACACTTGAAAAAAATCCTGCGTTTATACATGGCGGACCTTTTGCGAACATTGCCCACGGATGCAATTCAATTAACGCCACACTTTGCGCGCTTGCTCTTGGAGATTATGTTGTTACCGAAGCTGGCTTTGCCGCCGACCTTGGAGCTGAAAAATTCTTTGACATAAAATGCCGCATGAACGGACTTGCTCCAAATGCCGCTGTGATTGTTGCAACAGTGCGCGCTCTAAAAATGCACGGCGGAGTTGCAAAGGCGGAGCTTGCCGCGGAAAATATTCCGGCTGTTGAAATCGGATTTGCAAATCTCAAGACTCACATTGAAAACATGAAAAAATTCGGAGTGCCTGTCGCAGTTGCAATCAATAAATTTATTACAGACACTGATTCAGAAATTGCGCTTGTGCAGAAACTTTGCGCGGAAAACGGATGCAGCGCCGTAGTTTGTGAAGGCTGGGAAAAAGGCGGAGATGGGGCTGCTGACCTTGCGCATAAAGTTGTTGAGCTTTGTGATTCTCCTTGCGAATTCAAAAATATTTATCCGCTTGATATTTCTCTTAAAGAAAAAATTGAAATTCTTGCAAAGGAAATTTACAGGGCTTCTTCTGTTGAATTTGAAGGAAAGGCTTTGAAAAAACTCAAGCAGTTTGAAGAGCAGGGATTCGGTTCGCTTCCAATCTGCATGGCAAAAACCCAGAATTCAATAAGCCACGACAAATCTTTACAGGGCGCGCCAAAAGATTATGTGTTCCCAATTCGCGATGTTCAGCTTTATTCTGGAGCAGGATTTGTGGTTGCGTTTGCAGGCGACATTGTTGATATGCCGGGACTTCCGAAAACTCCTGCCGCGCTGAATATAGATGTTGATGACAACGGGATAATTTCAGGACTGTTCTAA
- a CDS encoding pseudouridine synthase, with the protein MSDLKNTERLDKILSNNGIGTRRDVKRLIRSGKISVNGIVVREPEFHADGSSDEILVDGKILAVEQNAYFMMNKASGAVCSTKSDRRKTVFEYISPEDNRKYPGGNLSTVGRLDADTEGLLVITSDGNLIHRVTFPKYEVPKTYLVYLRDSVDDLEKLSYEKKLACGVHIEAEGKDGEADCRPAVIEWKEKNQYYTKTSENPSEVCCLTVTEGKFHEVKRIFKALGNEVVYLKRIRINNLFLDETLEEGSYRPLTKEEIRLLDVEEKND; encoded by the coding sequence ATGTCTGATTTAAAAAACACAGAACGCCTTGATAAAATTCTTTCAAACAATGGAATTGGAACGCGCCGGGATGTAAAGCGACTTATAAGAAGCGGAAAAATTTCTGTAAATGGAATTGTTGTAAGAGAGCCGGAATTTCATGCTGACGGAAGTTCTGACGAAATTCTTGTGGATGGAAAAATTCTTGCCGTTGAACAGAATGCGTATTTTATGATGAACAAGGCAAGCGGCGCGGTTTGCTCCACAAAATCCGACAGACGAAAAACTGTTTTTGAATATATTTCACCAGAAGACAACAGAAAATATCCGGGCGGAAATCTTAGTACAGTCGGAAGGCTTGACGCAGATACAGAAGGACTTCTTGTCATTACGAGCGACGGAAATTTAATTCACCGAGTTACATTTCCAAAGTATGAAGTTCCAAAGACATATCTTGTTTATTTGCGTGATTCAGTTGATGATTTGGAAAAACTCAGTTACGAAAAAAAACTTGCCTGTGGAGTTCACATTGAAGCGGAAGGAAAAGACGGAGAAGCTGATTGCCGTCCTGCCGTAATTGAATGGAAAGAAAAAAATCAGTATTATACCAAGACTAGCGAAAATCCTTCAGAAGTTTGCTGCCTTACTGTTACGGAAGGAAAATTCCACGAAGTAAAGCGGATTTTCAAAGCTCTTGGAAACGAAGTTGTTTACTTAAAAAGAATAAGAATCAACAATCTTTTTCTGGACGAAACTTTGGAGGAAGGAAGCTACAGACCGCTCACAAAGGAAGAGATAAGACTTTTAGACGTAGAGGAAAAAAATGACTGA
- a CDS encoding adenylate/guanylate cyclase domain-containing protein, with the protein MKTGKRHLKFFQYVGDTPIVPTKLKIIIFFVAMLLLSTFSTNLVAIMLSQRKTIQLSNIVLVDKLTELYNVANSQKQIEAYSQDTQTSIDSITQSAKNGFAKDEKNSVALGVNPDGSLLFFATPNEELKWERFTDKDCIEMMENSETHEGSVSFISPEGDEYFGVYKYHPDWLTYIIRANRRSDTNRAMYQVLWITVVLVLIMSAFFILMGTKILDGLLSNINKFSTQLYKMQQDKKLNLIDISESPNDDITYLAANFNSLSSTITNLLQIFQKFVPENVVRKAHEEQFIRLEGSQRELTILFSDIKSFTYRTEVLGNDIIGLLNVHYDSVIRKVSDNNGIIGSIIGDAILASYGIEEHVETNKSYDAIKTAWEITAVTSELRKKMSDRRAVLEKERPLTESEERVYQAVMLDVGVGIDGGNVFYGNIGSSKRMANTVIGDNVNSASRLEGLTRIYKVPVIVSSYIMEETLRDNEAASRYKFYEIDTVQVKGKTEGVKIYFPLDKECSLEEWKFEDLDEKFKIFEYGLKAYYDGDWKTARAEFKKSGLDVAKVFLERIGMKSSPEDWSGIWTMTTK; encoded by the coding sequence TTGAAGACTGGAAAACGTCATTTAAAGTTTTTTCAATATGTTGGCGACACTCCGATTGTTCCTACAAAATTGAAAATAATTATTTTCTTTGTGGCAATGCTTTTGCTTTCCACTTTTTCAACAAATCTTGTTGCGATTATGCTTTCACAAAGAAAAACAATTCAGCTTTCAAATATTGTGCTTGTTGACAAACTCACGGAACTTTACAATGTTGCAAACAGCCAGAAGCAAATTGAAGCTTATTCGCAGGACACACAGACTTCAATTGATTCAATCACTCAAAGCGCGAAAAACGGATTTGCAAAAGATGAAAAAAACAGCGTTGCGCTCGGCGTGAATCCAGACGGCTCTCTTTTATTTTTTGCGACTCCAAATGAAGAACTAAAATGGGAACGCTTTACAGACAAAGACTGCATCGAGATGATGGAAAATTCAGAAACACACGAAGGTTCTGTTTCTTTTATTTCTCCTGAAGGAGATGAATATTTTGGAGTTTACAAATATCATCCGGACTGGCTCACTTATATAATCCGTGCGAACCGCCGTTCCGACACAAACCGCGCGATGTATCAGGTTTTGTGGATTACAGTTGTGCTTGTTCTTATAATGTCAGCGTTTTTCATTCTTATGGGAACAAAAATTCTTGACGGACTTCTTTCAAATATCAATAAATTTTCAACACAGCTTTACAAAATGCAGCAGGACAAAAAACTTAATCTCATTGATATTTCAGAATCGCCGAACGATGACATCACTTATCTTGCCGCAAACTTCAATTCGCTTTCTTCAACGATAACAAATCTTCTTCAGATTTTCCAAAAGTTTGTTCCGGAAAATGTTGTGCGTAAGGCGCATGAGGAGCAGTTCATCCGTTTGGAAGGAAGCCAGCGCGAGCTTACAATTCTTTTCAGCGACATAAAAAGCTTCACTTACCGAACTGAAGTTTTGGGAAACGACATCATTGGTCTTTTGAATGTTCATTATGATTCGGTTATCAGAAAAGTCAGCGATAACAATGGAATTATCGGATCGATTATTGGAGATGCGATTCTTGCAAGCTACGGAATTGAAGAGCACGTTGAAACAAACAAATCTTATGACGCAATAAAAACCGCATGGGAAATCACTGCCGTCACTTCGGAACTTAGAAAGAAAATGTCAGACCGCCGCGCTGTCCTTGAAAAAGAACGTCCGCTTACAGAAAGCGAGGAACGCGTTTATCAGGCTGTAATGCTTGATGTCGGAGTTGGAATTGACGGTGGAAATGTTTTCTACGGAAACATCGGTTCTTCAAAGCGAATGGCAAACACTGTAATTGGCGACAATGTAAACTCGGCTTCAAGATTGGAAGGTCTTACAAGAATTTACAAAGTTCCAGTGATTGTAAGTTCGTATATTATGGAAGAAACTCTTCGCGACAATGAAGCTGCTTCACGCTATAAATTTTACGAAATTGATACGGTTCAAGTCAAAGGAAAAACTGAAGGCGTGAAAATTTATTTCCCGCTTGACAAGGAATGTTCTCTTGAAGAATGGAAGTTTGAAGATCTTGACGAGAAATTTAAAATTTTCGAATACGGACTAAAAGCTTATTATGACGGCGACTGGAAAACTGCAAGAGCTGAGTTTAAAAAATCAGGCTTGGATGTTGCAAAAGTTTTCCTTGAAAGAATCGGAATGAAATCTTCACCAGAAGACTGGAGTGGAATATGGACAATGACAACAAAATAA